GTGGACCAGCGCTGGTCGCAACAGCTTTCGCGCCAGGTGCGCAGTGCCGACATCGACGTGGTCGCCGAATTCGCGCGCATTCCGTCCAATATCCGCGAATTGATGCGCATGAAGGTCGGCGACATCCTGCCCGTGGATGTGCCGCAGACCGTCACCGCCCATGTCGACGGCGTGCCGCTGATGGAATGCGGCTACGGCGTCTTTAACGGCCAGTACGCCCTGCGCGTGCAGAACATGTTTACCTACGATACCGAATCTAACGAGGCCCCCGACCATGACTGACAAGAACGAGCCCGGCTCCGGCTCGTCCCCGGCCGACGACTGGGCCGACGCGCTCGCCGAACAATCCCGCGCCAATCCGCCCACCCAGGCGGATGGCCTGAAGCCCGCCCAGGACGACTGGGCCGCCGCCATGGCCGAGCAGACCGCCGCCACGCCGCCCGCCGCGGCCGCCGCGCCGGCGCCGGCGCCTGCCCCCGCAGCCCCCGCTGCGCCCGCCCCGGCCGCGCCCGCCGCGCAATCGGCCGCGCAGTCGGTGTTCAAGCCTCTGGCCGGCGCGGCGCCGGGCACCGGCACCGATATCGACCTGATCATGGACGTGCCCGTCCAGCTGACGGTCGAGCTGGGCCGCACCCGCCTGACCATCAAGAACCTGCTGCAACTGGGCCAGGGCTCGGTGGTCGAACTGGACGGCCTGGCCGGCGAGCCGATGGACATCTTCGTCAACGGCTACCTGATTGCACAGGGCGAAGTGGTGGTGGTGGAAGACAAGTACGGCATTCGCCTGACCGACATCATCACCCCGTCCGAACGCATCAACCGCCTCAACAACCGTCGTTGACCCCGCGTCCGTGATGAACGACTCCGCCCTGCTGCGCGTCATCATCGGCCTGGTGCTGGTGCTGGCGGCCATCCTGGCCGCGGCCTGGCTGGCGCGCCGCGCCGGCCTGACGCAGCGCGGCGGCGGCAACCTGCTCAAGCAGGTCGCCAGCCTGCCGATCGGCGCGCGGCAGAGCATCGTCGTGGTCGAGATCGAAAATACCTGGGTGGTCGTGGGCGTCAGCCCCGGCCAGATCACTCCCCTGCATACCCTGCCTGCCGGCGAACTGCCGCAAGCCGCGACCTTGCCCACCGCCGCCTTCGCGGCCAAGCTGGGCCAGGCGCTCAAGCGCCGCTAGGCGGCGCGCGTTTCCACACCATGAGCTTGCCGACCCCTTCCCGCGCCCGCCGCAGCGCGCTGCCCCTGCTGGGCGCCGCCGCCCTGCTCGGCCTGGCCCTGTTTCCGGCCGGCGTCATCGCCCAGGCCACCCTGCCGGCCCTGACCGCCACGCCCGGCCCGAACGGCTCCGCGACCTATTCGCTCAGCATGCAGACGCTGCTGCTGATGACGTCGCTGTCGTTCCTGCCGGCGGCGCTGCTGATGATGACCGGCTTCACCCGCATCATCATCGTGCTGGGCCTGCTGCGCAGCGCCATGGGCACCGCGATGTCGCCGCCCAACCACGTGCTGATCGGGCTGGCGCTGTTCCTGACCTTCTATACGATGTCGCCGGTGTTCGACAAGATCTACACCGACGCCTACAAGCCACTGTCCGAGGGCTCGATCCAGTTCGAGGCCGCGGTCGAGCGCGCCGCGGGCCCGCTGCGCACCTTCATGCTGCACCAGACCCGCGAGAACGACCTGGCGCTGTTCGCCAACCTGGCCAAGCAGCCGGCGCTGGAAGATCCGTCGCAGGTGCCGCTGCGCATCCTGGTGCCGGCCTTCATCACCAGCGAACTCAAGACCGCCTTCCAGATCGGCTTCACCATCTTCATTCCGTTCCTCATCATCGACCTGGTGGTCGCCAGCGTGCTGATGGCGCTGGGCATGATGATGGTGCCGCCCGTGACCGTGGCGCTGCCGTTCAAGCTGATGCTGTTCGTGCTGGCCGACGGCTGGAACCTGCTGATGGGCTCGCTGGCCCAGAGCTTCTACCAATAGGGAATCGCCATGACCGCCGAAACCGTCATGACCATGACCTACCAGGCGATGAAAGTCGCGCTGGCGATGGCCGGCCCGCTGCTGATCATCACCCTGATCGTGGGCCTGGTGATCAGCATCTTCCAGGCCGCCACGCAGATCAACGAAATGACGCTGTCGTTCATCCCCAAACTGCTGGCCATGTGCGGCGTGCTGGTGCTGCTGGGCCCCTGGCTGATCGGCATCATGGTCGACTACATCCGCCAGCTCATCGGCCAGATCCCCGGCCTGGTGTCGTAGCGGCGCGCGCCGCCGGCCCCCGGGACGCGTCCCCATGTTCTCCTTCACCATCGAGCAGCTGAATGGCTGGATCGGCCAGTTCCTCTGGCCGTTCGTGCGCATCCTGGCGCTGGTGGGCACGGCTCCCCTCTTCTCCGAATCCACGGTCCCGGTCAAGGTCAAGATCGGCCTGGCCTTCGTGCTGGCGGTCGCCGTCAGCCCGGCGCTCGACCCCGCGCCGCCCATCGCGCCAGGCTCGTTCGCCGGCCTCTGGATGGTGATGCAGCAGGTGCTGATCGGCATCGCCATGGGCTTTTCCATGCGCCTGGTGTTCGCGGCCGTGCAGACCGCCGGCGAATTCGTCGGCCTGCAGATGGGCCTGTCGTTCGCCTCGTTCTTCGATCCCAGCACTGGCGCCAACACCGCGGTGTTGTCGCGCCTGTTCAACATCGTGGCGATGCTGACGTTCCTGGCGCTGGACGGCCACCTGCTGGTGCTGGCGGCCCTGGTGCGCTCGTTCGACACCCTGCCGGTGGCGGCGATCCAGCTGCACCAGAATGGCTGGGGCGTGGTGGTGGAATGGGGCAAGACCGTGTTCGTGTCCGGCCTGCTGCTGGCCCTGCCGCTGATCTGCGCGCTGCTGACCATCAACCTGGCGATGGGCATCCTGAACCGCGCCGCGCCGCAGCTGTCGGTGTTCTCGGTGGGTTTCCCGGTCAGCCTGATCGTGGGCGTGGTGCTGCTGACCGTGGTGCTGCCCAATGCCGGCCCGTTCCTGGAATCGCTGTTCGAATCCGGCCTGTCGGAGATGAGCCGGGTCGTCGACGCACTGGCCGGCAGATAGCGCCCCGATCGCGTCCGGGCCTGCGCAGTGCGCGGCGCCTTTTTCAGCGCGAACAATCCCGGGCAAAACGATGCCCACAAAAAAAACCGGCTCGAGGGCCGGTTTTTTCATGCGTGTCCGCGATCTACTGCTGCCCGGTCAGGCGGAACACACGGATGGTCTCGCGCAGCGTGCCCGACTGGTTGCCCAACTGCAGCACGGCGCCGCCCAGTTCCTGTACCAGCGCGGTGTTCTGCACCGTCATCACGTCCATCTGCGAAACCGCGCTGTCGACCTGCTCGATGCCGCTGGACTGTTCCTGCGACGCCTGCGAGATCTCGCCGATGATGTCGGTGACGCGATGCACCGCCGCCACGATCTCTTCCATCGTCGCGCCGGCCTGCTCGGCCTGGGCCGAGCCTTCCGTCACGCGCTCGACCGAATCCTCGATCAGGCCCTTGATCTCCTTGGCGGCCTGGGCGCTCTTTTGCGCCAGGCTGCGCACTTCGCCGGCCACCACCGCGAAGCCCTTGCCGGACTCGCCGGCGCGGGCCGCTTCGACCGCCGCGTTCAGCGCCAGGATGTTGGTCTGGAAGGCGATGCCCTCGATGATGCTGACGATGTCGACGATCTTGCGCGAGCTGTCGGAGATGCCATGCATGGTGCTGACCACCTGGCCCACCGCAACGCCGCCACGGCGCGCCACGTCCATGCTGCTGGCCGCGAGCTGGTTGGCCTGGCGGGCGTTGTCGGCGTTCTGGCGCACGGTCGAGGTCAGCTGCTCCATGCTCGCCGCCGTCTGCTGCAGCGAAGCGGCCTGGCCTTCAGTACGGCCGGCCAGTTCCTGGTTGCCCCGGGCGATGTGCACCGCCGCCTGGGTGGTGCCCTCGATGCCGCGGTACACGTCCTGGGCGATGCCGATCAGGCTCTTGCGCATGACTTCGAGCGAGAACTTCAGGCTGCCGATCTCGTCGTCGGACTCGGCCACGATCTGGGTGGTCAGATTGCCGGCGGCGACCTGGCGCGCCATGTTGGCGGCGTCGACCATCGGATCCAGCAGCGAGCGGCTCAGGCTCCAGCCCAGGCCGAAGATTCCCAGCACGCCCAGTGCCAGCAGGCCACAAGCCAGGCTGGCGCCGGTGGTGTCCAGCGAGGCCCAGTTGGCGTTCAGGCCATAGGCGCCGGCCGCCACCACGATGCCCGACGACAGCAGCGCATGACGGAACATGCGGCTACGCACATTGCGCTTGAACGGAAAGGCCAGCAGGTCCAGGCCGCGGCGCCAGCCGGCGCGCACCGGCCGGCCGCGCACGATGCGCACGCCGCGGGCGCGGCCTTCGCGGATGCGTTCGTACAGTTCCTCGGCCATCTCGATCTGTTCGTCGCTCGGCCGCACGCGCACCGACGAATACGCCACCACTTCGCCGTTCTCGACGATCGGCGTGGCGTTGGCCAGCACCCAGTAGTAGCCGCCGTCCTTGCGGCGGTTCTTGACCAGGCCGAGCCAGGACTCGCCGGCTTCGAGCGTCTGCCACAGGTCTTCATAGGCTTCTGGCGGCATGTCGGGATGGCGCACGATGTTGTGCGCCTTGCCGATCAGTTCTTCGCGAGAGAAGCCGCTGACTTCGATGAATGCCGGATTCGCGTAGAGGATGCGGCCCTTGGTATCGGTACGCGAGATCAGGTATTGATCCTCGCGCAGCTTGGTTTCCACGTCGTTGACAGGAAGGTTTACGCGCACAGCTTGTCTCCGGTTACATCATATGGCGCAGCGAACGGCCAACGGCGGCCAACCCGGACCCGGCGCCCCGCCGCAACCAGTCCCCGCCCGACCCCGAGGGCCTGCGCATGCCGATGCGCGACGCGACCTGGGGTGGTTCACTGCCCTTGTCCTGGGCGTTATGACTATGAACGGCAATATTTTCGAAAACTTAAGCTGTCCATGACAAAAATCAGACCCGTATAAGGTATTCGACCCGGCGGCCGCGAACGGGCGCCGGGTCGGCGGGAGCCACGGCCGTCGGGCCGCGCTCCGCATCACGGGGCTCGCGCCCCGGATGATCAGTCCTGCGTCAGCGTCGGCGCCTGGTAGCCACCCAGCTGATGCGCCGGCACCTCGATCACTTCGCCGGCATTGATCTTGAACACGGCCACCGCTTCGGACAGGCGATGCGCCTGTTCCTGCAGCGAGCCGGCCGCGGCCGCGGCTTCTTCCACCAGCGCTGCGTTCTGCTGCGTCACTTCGTCCATCTGCGACACCGCGCGGTTCACCTGGTCGATGCCGCTGGACTGCTCCTCGGACGCCGCCGAGATCTCGCCCATGATGTCCGTCACGCGCTTGACCGAGGCCACGATCTCCTGCATCGTCGCGCCCGCGCGTTCGACCTGTTGCGAACCGGCGCCGACCTTGGTCACCGAATCCTCGATCAGGCCCTTGATTTCCTTGGCCGCCTGCGCGCTGCGCTGCGCCAGCGAGCGCACTTCGCCCGCCACCACCGCGAAGCCCTTGCCCTGTTCGCCGGCGCGAGCGGCTTCCACCGCCGCGTTCAGCGCCAGGATGTTGGTCTGGAAGGCGATGCCGTCGATCACCGACACGATTTCCGAGATCTTGCGCGAGCTGGCCGAGATGCCCTGCATCGTGTTGACCACTTCGGCCACCGCCGAGCCGCCGCGTTCGGCCACGTCCGACGCGCTGGCGGCCAACTGATTGGCCTGGCGTGCGTTGTCGGCGTTCTGCTTGACGGTCGAAGCCAGCTCTTCCATCGACGCAGCGGTTTCTTCCAGCGAGGCCGCCTGTTCTTCCGTGCGGCTGGACAGGTCGGTGTTGCCGGCCGAGATCTCGCGCGAACCCACCGTGATTTCATCGACGCCGCGGCGCACCGTGGCCACCGTGCGCGTCAGGCTTTCCTGCATGCGCTTGAGCGCGGCGAACAGCTGGCCGATTTCGTTGTGCGAACGCACTTCGACGCGGCTGGTCAGGTCGCCGGCGGCGATCTTGTCGAAATGCTGGCCGGCCTCGACCAGCGGACGCACCACCAGGCGGCCGAACAGCACGCGGCAGAACACCATCAGGGCCAGTGCCAGCGCCACGGCGACGGCAACGGCGATCATGGCGCGGTTGAAGTTGGCCTCGGCCTGGTCGATCGTGGCCTGCTGCTGGTCGCCGATGTACTTGCTGAATTCAGCGATAGCCTCGATGAAGGCGGCGCTGCGGGGCGTGCCGTACTCGTTGTTGACCATGTAGAAGGTCGAATAGTCCTCGCTGCGCAGCGCTTCCACCATGGTGTCGACGCCGTCATCGATGTACGAACGGTAGCGGCGGACCAGGTTCATCGACAGCTGGCGGCCGGTGTCGTCCTGCAGCATGTTCTTCTGGAAGTCGGCGAAGCGGCTGCGCACGCCGGTCAGCAGGTCGGTGGCGCCCTTGAGCGCCGCGGCCGCGTCACGCGCCGAGTTCTCGCCGCTGCCCCAGCCGGATTCCTGCAGGTGGCGGGCCGCGACCATCAGGCTGACGCGGGCGCGCAGCATGTCGCTGTTGATCACATCCACTTGCTTGGAACGCTCGGTCAGCGCGTTGACCTCGCGGATGGACTCGTAGTTGTGCTGCAGGAAGAAGGCGGCCAGGCCACCCACCGCCGCGATCAACACCGCGAAGAACGCCATGACCCACAGCAGCATCGTGCCGACGCGGGCGTCGCGCAGTCTCAGCTTGCGTTTCACCTTGGGCGCACGCGAGGCCTTTTTCTTACCGACCTTGCCTGACTTCGCTCCGGATTCCAGACTCGCTTCCATATTCTTTCCCCATCCCTCAGGTACAGCTCTGACCAAATGAAAAACCACCCTGGCGTGCCTTCCTTGCGAAACGGGCACGCATCAGGGCGACGTACGCGGCGGTCTTTGAGGGCCGCACGCTCTCCGCGAAAAACGGGACCTAACGGCCCTGGCGCATCGGCTCGGGCGACACGACGGCCGGCCCCGGTATGACGATGGTTTCCACCTGGACCTCCGGTGCGGGCTGCTGCGCCCATTCCTGACTGGTGTCAGGCACAGGCGCGGGGCCCAGCAACTTCTGGCGTTCCCAGGGTTCCAGCAGAATATTGGTGCTGTCCACGAGGCGCATCAGGCGGCCGTCGGGGCCGAACTGCAGCAGCGCTTCCTTGCGGCTGTACAAGCCGTCCGTGACAAACGTGATCTTGAAGGACCAGAGGGCGAGGAAGGTGCCGTCGGTCTGTTTGTAGAACTTGTCGGGCGGGGCGGTGAGCGCCCGCGAGGCTTCTTCCAGCGTCGTCTGACCCGGCGTCAGGGTCGACAGCTTGCCGGGGTCGAAATTGTGGCCCGTTGCCGCGCAGCCCGCGATCAGTGTCGCAATCGCCGCTGCCGCCAGAAGATGTAGATAGCCTCGCATACCTGCCCATTTACCGGTCACAGCCGGCGTCAAAAAGATTCCCAATCATCGTCCGCCGGCGCCTGGCGACGGGTCGCCGCCGGTGCCGGCTTGGCATCGTTCGCCGCGGCCGTGGCGGCGCGCGGCGCCGGACGGCGCAGCGGACGCGCCGCGCTCGCCGCTTCCGCCACGGGCGCCGTCTTGGCGCGCGGCGCGGTGTGCGTCAGGCGGGCGGCCGGCGCGGCCCGGCGCGGCGCCGGCTCGGCGGGCGCCACGGCTTTCTGTTGCACAGGCGCCATTTCCTCGACCTTCGGCGCAACCACCCGCGGCGCGCTGCGCTGCTGGGCCAACTGGCGCGCCGGCACTTCGATCACGTCGCCGGTATTGATCTTGAACACGGCCACCGCTTCGGCCAGGCGCTGCGCCTGTTCCTGCAGCGAGCCGGCCGCGGCGGCGGCTTCTTCCACCAGCGCCGCGTTCTGCTGCGTCACTTCGTCCATCTGCGACACCGCGCGGTTCACCTGGTCGATGCCGCCGGACTGCTCCTCGGACGCCGCCGAGATCTCGCCCATGATGTCCGTCACGCGCTTGACCGAGGCCACGATCTCTTGCATCGTCGCCCCGGCGCGTTCGACCTGCTGCGAACCCGCGCCGACCTTGGCCACGGAATCCTCGATCAGGCCCTTGATTTCCTTGGCCGCCTGCGCGCTGCGCTGCGCCAGCGAGCGCACTTCGCCCGCCACCACCGCGAAACCCTTGCCCTGTTCGCCGGCACGTGCGGCTTCCACCGCCGCGTTCAGCGCCAGGATGTTGGTCTGGAACGCAATGCCGTCGATCACCGACACGATTTCCGAGATCTTGCGCGAGCTGGCCGAGATGCCCTGCATCGTGTTGACCACTTCGGCCACGGCCGAGCCGCCGCGTTCGGCCACGTCCGACGCACTGGCCGCCAACTGATTGGCCTGGCGCGCGTTGTCGGCGTTCTGCTTGACGGTCGAGGCCAGCTCTTCCATCGAAGCGGCGGTCTCTTCCAGCGAGGCCGCCTGCTCTTCCGTGCGGCTCGACAGGTCGGTGTTGCCGGCCGAGATCTCGCGCGAACCGACGTTGATCTCGTCGACGCCGCGGCGCACGGTCGACACCGTGCGCGCCAGGCTTTCCTGCATGCGCTTGACCGCCGCCATCAGGGCGCCGATCTCGTTGGTCGACTGCACCTCGACGCGCGTGGTCAGGTCGCCGCCGGCGATCCGGTCGAAGCTCTCGCCGACCGTGCGCAGGGGCCGCAGCACGACGCGGTTCATGAACAGGAACGCGCCCAGCGATACCGCCAGGATCACCAGCGCCAGCGCCAGGTAGACGTAGGTCATGACGGCGCCCTGCTCGCGCGAAGCGGCCACCTGCTCTTCACTGTAGGTGGTGATCGTGTTGGCAAACTCGGTCAACTGCTTGGAGAACGCGCCGCTGGCCGCGGCGGTCTTGGTGTTCTTCAGGCTCAGGTATTCGGCGTTGTCGCCCCGGTCCAGCGCGCCCAGCATGGCCTGCAGGCCTTCGGCGAAACCATTGAACGAGGCCAGCAGCTGGCCCTCCGCGGCGCGGCCGATATCGGTGGTCTTCGGAATCGCCTTGAAGCGGTCGAGCTTGGCCTTGCCGTCGGTCAGCAGCTGCTGGACGATGCGGGTGTTCTCGGCCGCGCCCGCCTTGTCGCCGGCGGCGCGCTGGGCGGCGGCGATGTCCGCGCGGATGGTGGCGCGCAGCATCTGCACATAAGAGTCCTTGACCAGATTGCTCTGCTGGACGCTCAGGCTATCCAAAGCGTTGATCGCCTCGGCGTTGGATCGCATGCTGTTCCAACCCAGGGCGATGGCAACCAGCGCGGCCACGGCGACGGCCAATTGGGCAAGCATCAACCCCGTGCGCACCTTCAGATTGCTTAACATTTTCCGATATTTCCGGTAACCGCCAGGGCGGCATATTGGCGCCGCCCCGTCGTAAAAGGGATGTGTTCTCTACTACCTATTCAATGCAACGAAATACCTTGGCAAATCACGCCGTCAGAACGATTCCCAATCGTCATCCGCGGGCGGCGTCCGGCGCGTCGCGGCCGGCGCCGGCTTGACGGGCTTGACGTCGGTGGCGTCGCTGGTCTTGACGACCGGACGACGCAGGGGCCGCGCCGCCGTGGCGCCGCTGTTCGGGGTGGGTCGGGCACGGGCCGGCTGAGCCAGGCGCGGCGCCGGCGCGGCGGCGGGCTTGGCCGCACGCGGGACCGGCGCGGCCGCCGCTTCCGGCTTGGCGGCCGGCGCGGCGACAGCGGGAGCCGCCGCGACGGGCGCTTCGTCTTCCTGCGGCGCCGCCACGCGCGGCGCGCTGCGCTGCTGGGCCAATTGGCGCGCCGGCACGTCGATCACGCCGCCGGCATTGATCTTGAACACGGCCACCGCTTCGGCCAGGCGCTGTGCCTGTTCCTGCAGCGAACCGGCCGCGGCCGCGGCTTCTTCCACCAGCGCCGCGTTCTGCTGCGTCACTTCGTCCATCTGCGACACCGCGCGGTTCACCTGATCGATGCCGCCGGACTGCTCCTCGGACGCCGCCGAGATCTCGCCCATGATGTCCGTCACGCGCTTGACCGAGGCCACGATCTCCTGCATCGTCGCCCCGGCCCGTTCGACCTGTTGCGAACCCGCGCCGACCTTGGCCACGGAATCCTCGATCAAGCCCTTGATTTCCTTGGCCGCCTGCGCGCTGCGCTGGGCCAGCGAGCGCACTTCGCCCGCCACCACCGCGAAGCCCTTGCCCTGTTCGCCGGCACGCGCGGCTTCCACCGCCGCGTTCAGCGCCAGGATATTGGTCTGGAAGGCGATGCCATCGATCACCGACACGATCTCGGATATCTTGCGCGAGCTGGCCGAGATGCCTTGCATCGTGTTGACCACTTCGGCCACGGCGGAACCGCCGCGTTCGGCCACGTCCGACGCGCTGGCGGCCAGCTGGTTGGCCTGGCGCGCATTGTCGGCATTCTGCTTGACCGTCGAGGCCAACTGCTCCATCGACGCGGCGGTCTCTTCCAGCGAGGCCGCCTGCTGCTCGGTGCGGCTGGACAGGTCGGTGTTGCCGGCCGAGATCTCGCGCGAACCGACGTTGATTTCGTCGACGCCGCGGCGCACCGTGGCCACCGTGCGCGTCAGGCTTTCCTGCATACGCTTGACGGCGCCGAACAGCTGGCCGATCTCGTTGGTGCTGCGCACCTCGATGCGGCCGGTAAAATCGCCGCCCGAGATCTTCTCGAAGTGATCGCCCGCCTCATGCAGCGGACGCAGCACGGTGCGGTTGATGAAAATCCAACAGCCGACGGCAAGCACCAGCGCGATCGCCAGCAAGGCGATGGTGACGCTGCGCGAGATGTTGTGGTCGACCTCGGCCTGCGCCGCGAGTTCGTCGGTGCGCGTGTCGATGAAACTCAGGTAATTGTCGACGGCCACGCGGAACTTGGTGTTGACGTCGCTGGCGGTGTCGTTCAGGTTCAGGTAGTCCTGGATGGCCATGTTGGCCAGCGCGGCCGACTGGCGCTTGAGCACACTGTCGTATTCCTTGAGCGCGGCCTCGACGGCCTGGCCCAGCGCTTCCGTGCCGGCCAGCTTCGGCGCCTTGCGGAAGGCGTCCATCATCTTGAAGGCGTCCTGCATCAGGCCATCGGAACGCTTGGCTTGCGCCGTGGCCTGTTCCGTCTTGCCTTGCTGCATGTCCATCAGCGACGAGGACAGCAACAGGCGAGCGCGCAGGAAAACGGTGTAGGCGCGGTTCAGCGGCACGGCCTGGTCGGAGTAGGCGGTGTTGATCTGTTCCAGCTTGTCGTTGCTGGAATTCAACCCCATCCAGGCCACGCCATTGGATATGAACATGGCACCCGTGAAGAGCAGCAGCACCAGAATTATGCAGGTGCGAACTTTCAAATTGACAAGCATGGAATATCCGAGCGTTAAGCGTGGTGAAACGACAAAATTCCTACCCTGTACGCACACACGGACGCTCCGGCATACCACCGGAAGCGTCCGTAAGGGCGCAACATGCCGGGCCCGCCATCGGGCACGGCCTATGGACTCACCGCATTATTTGCGGCTGAAAAGACTCGATCCCTGGATCGTCATGAAGGCCGCCGACGCCGCCTGCAGGGCCACCTGGCGCAGCGCCAGCTGGCTGGCGCCAGAGTAGTAGTCGAGGTCTTCGAGGTCGGACAGCGACTTCGAGTACGACAGGCCCTTCTGCGTGCCGGTGGCGTCCAGTGCCTCCAGTTCGTTCATGCGGGCGCCGACCGACGCGGCCACCGTCTGCACGTTGTCGTAGTTGGTCGACAGCTTCTTGTTGGCGGTCGCCAGCTCGTTGTTCAGCTTGGCCAGCGCCACGGGGTCGCCGGCGATGGGCGAATCCAGCGTCTTGATCAGGCTGTCCAGCGTATTGAACAGGTCGACGTCGGCCGACTGCACGCTTTCAACGTTGATCACGTCGCCGTTCTGCGGGTTGCCCTTGATCACGACCGACACGCCGCCGAAGTCGATGGCGGCATCCGGCGTGTAGGCGGTCGGGGCGGCCGGCGGCGCCGGGGTCGTGACCGGCGGCACCGGCGGGTTGGCCTTGGGATCGGTCGTGATGACGCGATAGCCCATGTTGCCGGTGGCCGGATCCGATTCGAACTGCAGGCTGAAATTCTTGCCGATGTTGGCGCTGCCCGGCGTCACCGACACCGTGCTGAACTGGGCGGTGCCCGTGTTGGCGGCGGCGGCGGTGCTGACGTAGGCTTGCGAACCCGGGTTGGCGCGGTTGAAGACGTCGCTGCCGATGTCGCTGGTGGACATCTGGCGCGACTGGTCGACTTGCACCGTGCGTTCGCCGGTGGCGCCGCTGTAGACGATCTTGCCGGTGGTGTCCTGGGCGTAAGGCACCACGCCGCCCTGGAAACCGGAGAACAGGTACTGACCGTTGCCGTCGGTGCTGTTGGCCAGGCCCAGCAATGCGTCGCGCGCATTCTTCAAGGCGGTGGACAAGGCCTGGCGGTCGCTGTCGGCGAACGTGCCGTTACCGGCCTGCACCACGCGGGTGCGCACGTCGGCCAGCGCCGTCGTGATCGAGTCCAGGACGTTGTTTTCCTGGGACAGGTTGGTCTTGGCCGTGTTGCGATTGAGCTGGTACGTCGCGTTCATGCTCTGCGTCTGCGCCACGTTGATCGACAACGAGGCGGCTAGCGGATCATCCGCCGGCGTCAGGAACTTCTTGCCGCTGCCCACCTGTTCGACCAGGCGGTTCATGTCGGATTCCTGAGCGAGGACGCCCTTGAGTCCGTTCGAATACATCATGGAGGTGCTCAGGCGCATGGGGAAGCTCCGAATTTTTCTTGATGGGTCACGATGTCAACGATCCGGTCAGCCGCGCAGGCCCAGCAGCGTATCGAACAGCGTGCTGGCGACGTCGATGATGCGGGCGCTGGCCTGGTATTGCTCTTGGTAGAGCGACAGGCTCACGTATTCTTCATTCAGGTTGACGCCCGACACCGCCTGCTGGGCCTCGAGCTTCTGGGCGACGAGGTTGGACTGGGCAGTGTTGGCCGACTTGATCTGCGCGGTCTGCACGCCAACGGTGTTGACCACCTGCGAGAACATCTCGTTGATGCTCATCGTGCCGTGGCCCAGCACCTTGGTGGTCTGCAGCTGTGCCAGCTTGAGGGCGTTCTTGCCGTTGGCATCGCCACCGGCGGTGTCGGCCGCGGCGATCTTTTCCGGATCGGTGATCAGCACGTTGATGTCGCGGGCGGCATCGCGCGTGGGAGACAGCGACCACTTGTCGCCGGCTTGCGGCGGCGAGTCGATCGTCAGGGTGACGCCCATTTCGGCGCTCAGGTCCAGCGTGGCGGTGGGCGGCGTGCCGGTGGCCGGGCCGTTGTACACCTGGGTGCCTTCCGGCACGCGCGTCACGCGGTAGTTGGCGCCGTCGAAGCTGACTTCGTAGTCTTTGGCGTTGATGTTGTTCAGGTTGGTGAACGTGCCGCTGATCTGCGCGCCGCTCTTGTTGGCGGCGTTCGGCACGCCCTGCGGCTTGCCGATGCTGAAGAAGTCCGTTCCCGGGTTGCCGGCGGTATCCAGGCCCTGGCGGTGCTGCTCGTTGAACGACATCGCCAGGCCGACGGCCATCTGGCCCAGCT
The window above is part of the Achromobacter deleyi genome. Proteins encoded here:
- the fliN gene encoding flagellar motor switch protein FliN, producing MTDKNEPGSGSSPADDWADALAEQSRANPPTQADGLKPAQDDWAAAMAEQTAATPPAAAAAPAPAPAPAAPAAPAPAAPAAQSAAQSVFKPLAGAAPGTGTDIDLIMDVPVQLTVELGRTRLTIKNLLQLGQGSVVELDGLAGEPMDIFVNGYLIAQGEVVVVEDKYGIRLTDIITPSERINRLNNRR
- the fliO gene encoding flagellar biosynthetic protein FliO → MNDSALLRVIIGLVLVLAAILAAAWLARRAGLTQRGGGNLLKQVASLPIGARQSIVVVEIENTWVVVGVSPGQITPLHTLPAGELPQAATLPTAAFAAKLGQALKRR
- the fliP gene encoding flagellar type III secretion system pore protein FliP (The bacterial flagellar biogenesis protein FliP forms a type III secretion system (T3SS)-type pore required for flagellar assembly.), translating into MSLPTPSRARRSALPLLGAAALLGLALFPAGVIAQATLPALTATPGPNGSATYSLSMQTLLLMTSLSFLPAALLMMTGFTRIIIVLGLLRSAMGTAMSPPNHVLIGLALFLTFYTMSPVFDKIYTDAYKPLSEGSIQFEAAVERAAGPLRTFMLHQTRENDLALFANLAKQPALEDPSQVPLRILVPAFITSELKTAFQIGFTIFIPFLIIDLVVASVLMALGMMMVPPVTVALPFKLMLFVLADGWNLLMGSLAQSFYQ
- the fliQ gene encoding flagellar biosynthesis protein FliQ gives rise to the protein MTAETVMTMTYQAMKVALAMAGPLLIITLIVGLVISIFQAATQINEMTLSFIPKLLAMCGVLVLLGPWLIGIMVDYIRQLIGQIPGLVS
- the fliR gene encoding flagellar biosynthetic protein FliR gives rise to the protein MFSFTIEQLNGWIGQFLWPFVRILALVGTAPLFSESTVPVKVKIGLAFVLAVAVSPALDPAPPIAPGSFAGLWMVMQQVLIGIAMGFSMRLVFAAVQTAGEFVGLQMGLSFASFFDPSTGANTAVLSRLFNIVAMLTFLALDGHLLVLAALVRSFDTLPVAAIQLHQNGWGVVVEWGKTVFVSGLLLALPLICALLTINLAMGILNRAAPQLSVFSVGFPVSLIVGVVLLTVVLPNAGPFLESLFESGLSEMSRVVDALAGR
- a CDS encoding PAS domain-containing methyl-accepting chemotaxis protein, with translation MRVNLPVNDVETKLREDQYLISRTDTKGRILYANPAFIEVSGFSREELIGKAHNIVRHPDMPPEAYEDLWQTLEAGESWLGLVKNRRKDGGYYWVLANATPIVENGEVVAYSSVRVRPSDEQIEMAEELYERIREGRARGVRIVRGRPVRAGWRRGLDLLAFPFKRNVRSRMFRHALLSSGIVVAAGAYGLNANWASLDTTGASLACGLLALGVLGIFGLGWSLSRSLLDPMVDAANMARQVAAGNLTTQIVAESDDEIGSLKFSLEVMRKSLIGIAQDVYRGIEGTTQAAVHIARGNQELAGRTEGQAASLQQTAASMEQLTSTVRQNADNARQANQLAASSMDVARRGGVAVGQVVSTMHGISDSSRKIVDIVSIIEGIAFQTNILALNAAVEAARAGESGKGFAVVAGEVRSLAQKSAQAAKEIKGLIEDSVERVTEGSAQAEQAGATMEEIVAAVHRVTDIIGEISQASQEQSSGIEQVDSAVSQMDVMTVQNTALVQELGGAVLQLGNQSGTLRETIRVFRLTGQQ